In a genomic window of Urocitellus parryii isolate mUroPar1 chromosome 2, mUroPar1.hap1, whole genome shotgun sequence:
- the Cd80 gene encoding T-lymphocyte activation antigen CD80 encodes MVFKGDRDYDLQDETLCISQVTKTVQGMAKLSCNYNISVDELSRVRIYWQKENKMVLSVISGRVQVWSQYQNRTIPEITNNLSLVILALRLSDRGTYTCVVQKTKKGSFQVEHLTSVMLSIKADFPTPSITDSEHPSPDLRRITCSTSGGFPKPYLFWLENGEEVKAVNTTVYQDPETELYTVYSNLDFNVTSNHSFVCLIKYGDLSVSQIFNWEKPKEDPPDDQLWKRKILIPVCVGIAIILGTCFICILHMRMQRRNEEGVEMRTTAHI; translated from the exons ATGGTGTTTAAAGGGGACAGAGATTACGATCTGCAAGATGAAACACTCT GCATTAGCCAGGTGACTAAGACAGTTCAAGGAATGGCAAAACTGTCCTGTAACTACAACATCTCTGTTGATGAGCTATCAAGAGTTCGCATTTACtggcaaaaggaaaacaaaatggtgCTGAGTGTTATATCTGGGAGAGTACAGGTGTGGTCCCAGTACCAGAACCGGACCATTCCTGAAATCACTAACAACCTCTCCCTGGTGATCTTGGCCCTGCGCCTGTCAGACAGGGGCACATATACCTGTGTGGTTCAGAAGACTAAAAAAGGATCTTTCCAAGTGGAACACTTGACTTCTGTGATGCTGTCTATCAAAG CTGACTTCCCTACCCCCAGCATAACAGACTCTGAACATCCATCTCCTGACCTTAGAAGGATAACATGCTCCACCTCTGGAGGATTTCCTAAGCCTTATCTCTTCTGGTTGGAAAATGGAGAAGAAGTAAAAGCTGTCAACACTACAGTTTACCAAGATCCTGAAACTGAGTTGTACACTGTTTACAGCAACCTGGATTTCAATGTCACCAGCAACCACAGCTTTGTGTGTCTCATCAAGTATGGAGACTTATCAGTGTCACAGATATTCAACTGGGAAAAAC CCAAGGAAGATCCTCCTGATGATCAGCTCTGGAAGAGAAAGATCCTAATCCCAGTGTGTGTAGGCATCGCTATAATACTTGGGACCTGTTTCATTTGCA TACTACACATGCGCATGCAGAGAAGGAATGAGGAAGGAGTAGAGATGAGGACGACAGCCCACATTTAA